A window of the Bacteroides thetaiotaomicron VPI-5482 genome harbors these coding sequences:
- a CDS encoding PDDEXK nuclease domain-containing protein, which produces METVQYDYKQILQRIVAEIKSSRIQVARKITSATMELYWNIGKELSAQHLSKGYGAQVVEMLASDLQKEFPGTTGFSSRNLWEMKRFYERYCGESRKLQQSVAVLPWGHNLLLMSKCKNPEEIYFYATRSTELGWTRDVLLNYIKADAFSTREEQPKLHNFKETLPECLQEQAEEMLKSRYNLEFLGITKPILELELERRLVDKIKTFLLEMGKGFSFIGNQYRLVLEDKEYFVDMLFFNRCTRSLIALELKIGSFQPEYVGKMNFYLNLLDRQVKMPDENPSIGIILCADRNNVEVEVALQGSTAPIGVSEYSYLIPQKQIKELINNELSGNKE; this is translated from the coding sequence ATGGAAACAGTTCAATATGATTATAAACAGATTCTGCAGCGCATCGTTGCAGAAATCAAAAGTTCAAGAATCCAGGTTGCACGCAAGATAACCAGTGCAACAATGGAATTATATTGGAACATCGGCAAGGAACTGTCCGCACAACATTTGAGCAAAGGATACGGAGCACAGGTGGTGGAAATGCTTGCTTCTGATTTGCAGAAAGAATTTCCCGGAACTACGGGCTTTTCTTCGAGGAACCTTTGGGAAATGAAACGGTTTTATGAACGATATTGCGGGGAAAGCCGAAAACTGCAACAGAGCGTTGCAGTTTTACCTTGGGGACACAACCTGTTGTTAATGAGCAAGTGCAAGAACCCGGAAGAAATATACTTTTACGCGACAAGGAGCACGGAACTGGGCTGGACAAGGGATGTGCTGCTGAATTATATCAAAGCGGACGCTTTCTCAACAAGGGAGGAACAACCCAAATTGCATAATTTCAAGGAAACCCTGCCGGAGTGTTTACAGGAACAGGCGGAGGAAATGTTGAAAAGCAGGTATAATCTGGAATTCCTGGGAATCACAAAACCCATACTGGAACTGGAATTGGAAAGAAGGCTCGTGGACAAGATAAAAACGTTCCTGCTCGAAATGGGAAAGGGCTTCAGCTTTATCGGAAACCAGTACCGCCTGGTACTGGAGGATAAGGAGTATTTTGTGGATATGCTCTTTTTCAACCGCTGTACCCGGTCCCTGATAGCGCTGGAATTAAAAATAGGTTCATTCCAACCCGAATATGTGGGGAAAATGAACTTTTACCTGAACCTGTTGGACAGACAGGTAAAGATGCCGGACGAAAACCCGTCCATCGGTATTATATTGTGTGCGGACAGGAACAATGTGGAAGTGGAAGTGGCCTTGCAAGGTTCAACGGCTCCGATCGGAGTTTCCGAATACAGTTACCTGATTCCACAAAAACAGATTAAAGAGTTAATCAACAACGAATTGTCCGGAAATAAGGAATAG
- a CDS encoding DUF4122 domain-containing protein, with product MGTIVYLSIRLACACYILYKVCGQKKKIREICDLLYAKLPPVKQKEPENVLSEPGGESGVMGSTRFVYLDEDAGKSVAPYMSQPLETAADFIGEEEDVAEEEVECKLPLEEMRMLKEEQEELDGTYPAVDAVSRAVTPDDLDNAGNVLFKLNDADKDEGKSLRAALTLHTIRETDLFEIFSSQVENKNVIDSLMGKYLDGNGNPLPVRKTKSVVPVSDGWKQYL from the coding sequence ATGGGAACTATAGTTTATTTGTCGATACGCCTTGCCTGTGCCTGTTATATATTATATAAGGTATGTGGGCAGAAAAAGAAGATACGTGAAATTTGCGACCTGCTGTATGCGAAGTTACCTCCCGTAAAACAGAAAGAGCCGGAAAACGTCTTGTCGGAACCGGGCGGCGAATCCGGCGTCATGGGCAGCACCCGTTTTGTCTATCTGGATGAGGATGCCGGAAAGAGCGTTGCCCCCTATATGAGTCAGCCGTTGGAAACGGCTGCGGATTTTATAGGTGAGGAGGAAGATGTCGCTGAGGAAGAAGTGGAATGTAAATTACCGTTGGAGGAGATGAGAATGCTGAAAGAGGAACAGGAAGAACTGGACGGGACATACCCGGCAGTGGATGCCGTCTCACGGGCCGTAACGCCTGATGATCTTGACAATGCCGGCAATGTATTGTTTAAACTGAATGATGCGGACAAGGATGAGGGGAAATCCCTTCGTGCGGCTCTTACCCTGCACACCATCCGGGAAACGGACCTGTTTGAGATTTTTTCCTCCCAGGTCGAGAATAAGAATGTCATCGACAGTCTGATGGGAAAATATCTGGACGGGAACGGGAACCCTCTGCCCGTGCGGAAAACAAAATCTGTCGTACCTGTATCGGACGGTTGGAAACAATATCTGTGA
- a CDS encoding DUF3408 domain-containing protein has translation MANKNRSVYNVDEDALKRMVAGDTTALEKIRKQDERPEEDAGASGVSEEKEKKPDVSIEKKPFAGKKTPRAYGFDDYREQFLQQKLTGARRQTYIHDSLYKVLARVLPVIAPEMSVPTFVNSVLSDHLKRYQDIINGMYNREATQKPVEWEL, from the coding sequence ATGGCAAACAAGAACAGATCCGTCTATAATGTGGACGAGGACGCGCTCAAGCGTATGGTAGCCGGAGATACAACGGCCTTGGAAAAGATAAGGAAACAGGATGAACGGCCGGAAGAAGATGCCGGTGCCTCCGGAGTGTCGGAAGAAAAAGAAAAGAAACCTGATGTCTCCATTGAGAAGAAACCGTTCGCGGGGAAGAAAACACCGCGGGCATACGGCTTTGATGATTACCGGGAACAATTCCTGCAACAGAAACTGACTGGAGCCAGAAGACAGACTTATATACATGATTCACTGTATAAGGTCCTGGCCAGGGTGCTTCCGGTTATTGCACCGGAAATGTCTGTCCCCACATTTGTGAACAGTGTATTGTCGGACCATCTGAAAAGGTATCAGGATATAATTAACGGAATGTATAATCGGGAAGCGACCCAAAAACCGGTGGAATGGGAACTATAG
- a CDS encoding ParA family protein codes for MKKEPLFVALSNQKGGVGKSTLTVLLASYFHYHKAKNVLVVDCDYPQHSMMTLREWDIKNVEKTPRLQSLLVEQFGDTGRKAYNILASMPEQAKETAYGFIDRSDTEYDLVLLDLPGTVNTTGVFQSIINMDYVFTPITQERMVMQSSMSFVLSIREYLLHHKGVPLRDIHMFWNKMDKRVSRDLYDAYMEIIRSLGLPVLNTVLPAAERYKKDVGLNGQIFRSTLFPPSAAALKGSNFDLLAAEMETILGL; via the coding sequence ATGAAGAAGGAACCTTTATTTGTAGCCCTCAGCAATCAGAAGGGCGGAGTCGGTAAATCAACGTTAACCGTGTTGCTTGCCAGCTATTTCCATTACCATAAGGCAAAGAACGTGCTTGTGGTAGATTGTGACTACCCCCAGCACAGCATGATGACTTTGCGTGAATGGGACATAAAAAATGTGGAAAAGACCCCTCGTCTGCAAAGTTTGCTGGTGGAGCAGTTTGGGGATACGGGCAGAAAGGCCTACAATATCCTGGCTTCCATGCCCGAACAAGCCAAGGAAACTGCCTATGGTTTTATAGACCGTTCCGATACCGAATATGACCTTGTCCTTTTGGACCTTCCCGGAACGGTCAATACCACAGGCGTTTTCCAGTCCATCATCAATATGGACTATGTTTTTACCCCGATCACCCAGGAGAGGATGGTCATGCAGAGCAGCATGTCATTTGTCCTGTCCATCCGGGAATATCTGCTTCATCACAAGGGAGTCCCCTTGCGTGATATCCATATGTTCTGGAATAAAATGGACAAGCGCGTCTCCAGGGACTTGTATGACGCTTATATGGAAATCATCCGTTCTTTGGGATTACCTGTATTGAATACGGTCCTTCCGGCTGCGGAGCGTTATAAAAAGGATGTCGGTTTGAACGGGCAGATATTCCGCAGCACCCTGTTTCCGCCTTCCGCCGCCGCTCTGAAAGGAAGCAACTTCGATCTGCTTGCCGCTGAAATGGAAACCATACTCGGACTTTAA
- the mobA gene encoding conjugal transfer protein MobA, translated as MKEESRAKTGRKPKSDPADYKYSFRLNAGENMRFEKLVTESEAKDKTRFIKKAIFGGTIKVVKIDKATMDYYIRLTEFHRQFQTIGNNYNQVVRAIRSNFGEKRAMSLLYKLEKMTLELMLLTKKVIALTEEYQKKWLQK; from the coding sequence ATGAAGGAAGAATCGAGAGCAAAAACGGGCAGAAAGCCCAAAAGCGATCCGGCGGACTACAAATACAGCTTCCGCCTGAATGCCGGAGAAAACATGCGGTTTGAAAAGTTGGTTACCGAATCAGAGGCAAAAGACAAAACACGTTTCATCAAAAAAGCCATCTTCGGTGGCACAATCAAAGTGGTTAAAATCGACAAGGCGACAATGGATTACTACATCCGCCTTACGGAATTTCACAGACAATTCCAGACTATCGGTAACAACTACAACCAGGTCGTACGTGCCATCAGGAGCAATTTCGGGGAGAAACGTGCGATGTCACTACTTTACAAACTGGAGAAAATGACACTTGAACTGATGCTACTGACCAAAAAAGTTATAGCACTAACCGAAGAATACCAAAAGAAATGGTTGCAAAAATAA
- the mobB gene encoding conjugal transfer protein MobB, with translation MVAKISHGASLYGALHYNHEKVEKGTAEILSGNRMISDRPGLPGEDMRLALLSFENYLLANRNTEKPVLHIALSPAPEDKLTDEQLAELAQNYMQKMGYGDQPYIAYKHGDTHNTHIHIVSVCVDEEGRKINDSFEHRRSMTACRELEIDFGLRNGADMEERNQKAEMKKVDATQGDVRHQIGNTLKAVLESYRFQTFGEYSALLSTLNIEAKQVRGEFKGEPYTGIIYSATDDSGKVVSPPFKSSRFGKRFGNERLEKRMLSHTRDFKDGKWAPTIHAQVVYAMRHARSREELAGLLKKARIDAVFRENEQGRIYGVTFIDHNRREVFNGSRMGKEFSANIYNELFKWWDGIPATERSAHTGTELWQHHSHKAESGSPLEQAASIFSMETNPVDYGEEALARRMKKRRKAKRKSRGI, from the coding sequence ATGGTTGCAAAAATAAGTCATGGAGCCAGCCTGTACGGGGCACTGCATTACAATCACGAGAAAGTAGAGAAAGGGACGGCTGAAATACTCTCCGGCAACCGGATGATTTCAGACCGCCCGGGACTACCGGGCGAGGACATGCGCCTCGCCCTGCTCTCCTTTGAGAATTACCTGCTGGCAAACAGGAACACGGAGAAGCCCGTCCTGCACATTGCACTCAGCCCGGCACCGGAGGACAAGCTGACCGATGAACAGCTGGCGGAACTGGCGCAGAATTATATGCAGAAGATGGGATATGGCGACCAGCCCTACATTGCTTACAAGCATGGTGATACACACAATACCCATATCCATATCGTAAGTGTATGCGTGGATGAAGAGGGACGGAAAATCAACGATTCTTTTGAGCATCGCCGTTCCATGACCGCCTGCCGGGAATTGGAAATAGACTTTGGACTGCGGAACGGTGCGGATATGGAAGAACGGAATCAAAAAGCGGAAATGAAGAAAGTGGATGCTACCCAGGGTGATGTACGGCACCAGATAGGCAATACCCTGAAAGCCGTATTGGAAAGTTACCGCTTTCAGACTTTCGGGGAATACAGTGCACTGTTATCCACGCTAAACATTGAAGCCAAACAGGTACGGGGAGAATTCAAAGGCGAGCCTTATACCGGTATTATCTATTCGGCTACCGATGACAGCGGAAAAGTGGTCAGCCCACCTTTCAAGAGTTCACGCTTCGGCAAACGTTTCGGAAACGAACGCCTGGAAAAGAGGATGCTTTCACACACCAGGGATTTCAAGGATGGTAAATGGGCGCCGACTATTCATGCACAGGTGGTTTATGCCATGCGGCACGCACGTTCGCGTGAAGAACTGGCCGGACTATTAAAGAAAGCCCGCATTGATGCAGTATTCCGGGAAAATGAGCAGGGACGTATCTACGGTGTCACGTTCATCGACCATAACAGGCGGGAAGTATTTAACGGTTCGCGCATGGGCAAGGAATTTTCCGCAAACATTTACAATGAACTTTTCAAATGGTGGGACGGTATACCTGCCACAGAACGTTCCGCACATACCGGCACCGAACTATGGCAGCACCATTCGCACAAGGCGGAATCGGGAAGCCCATTGGAACAGGCGGCAAGCATATTCTCCATGGAAACAAATCCGGTAGATTACGGGGAGGAGGCCCTTGCACGCCGTATGAAGAAAAGGAGAAAAGCGAAACGAAAGTCCCGCGGTATTTAA
- the mobC gene encoding conjugal transfer protein MobC — protein MQQEDDLRALAKIMEFGRAVSIFLLVVHVYVYCYPSIASWNLNLEVIDKIIMNFNNTTGIFNCVLWSKLAAILLLAVSCLGTKGVKGEKITRHKIHAALFAGCILFFPNWWILDLPMPHAAVTALYVFTLVPGYLCLLMAGLWMSRLYRHNLMEDVFNLENESFQQETRLMENEYSVNLPTKFQYQGRLNDGWINVVNPFRATIVLGTPGSGKSYAVVNNYIRQMISKGYSCYIYDYKFDDLSIIAYNTLLNNMDKYKVKPKFYVINFDDPRRSHRCNPINPEFMTDISDAYEASYTIMLNLNKTWIEKQGDFFVESPIILLAAIIWYLKIYKNGIYCTFPHAVELLNKPYSDLFTILTSYPELENYLSPFMDAWKSGAQDQLQGQIASAKIPLTRMISPQLYWVMTGNDFSLDINNPNEPKLLCVGNNPDRQNIYSAALGLYNSRIVKLINKKGQLKSTVIIDELPTIYFRGLDNLIATARSNKVAVCLGLQDFSQLNRDYGEKESKVVQNTVGNIFSGQVVGETARTLSERFGKVLQKRQSVSINRQDVSTSINTQLDSLIPASKIANLSQGTFVGAVSDNFGEKIEQKIFHAEIIVDHEKVSGEEKNYKKIPVINEFRDREGNDIMTQQIGRNYDRIKADAQAIINMEMERIKNDPELCRRLGLENEDDKKKRNGKQE, from the coding sequence ATGCAACAGGAAGACGATTTGAGAGCACTCGCTAAAATAATGGAATTCGGAAGGGCGGTGAGCATTTTTCTTTTGGTAGTACACGTATACGTGTATTGTTATCCGAGCATTGCCAGTTGGAATTTAAATCTGGAAGTGATAGACAAAATAATTATGAACTTCAACAATACAACCGGGATCTTCAATTGCGTCCTATGGAGCAAACTGGCAGCTATCCTGCTGTTGGCCGTCTCGTGTCTGGGAACAAAAGGTGTCAAGGGCGAGAAGATCACCCGGCACAAAATCCATGCAGCACTCTTCGCAGGATGCATCCTTTTCTTTCCCAACTGGTGGATATTGGATTTGCCCATGCCCCATGCGGCTGTCACCGCACTTTATGTATTCACATTGGTGCCCGGCTATCTTTGCCTGCTGATGGCAGGATTGTGGATGAGCCGTCTATACAGGCACAACCTGATGGAGGACGTGTTCAATCTCGAAAACGAGTCTTTCCAACAGGAAACCCGGTTGATGGAAAATGAATACTCAGTCAACCTGCCGACAAAGTTTCAGTATCAGGGGAGACTCAATGACGGATGGATAAATGTGGTGAATCCGTTCCGCGCAACTATCGTGCTTGGTACACCCGGTTCAGGCAAATCATACGCAGTGGTAAATAACTACATACGCCAGATGATTTCAAAGGGATACAGTTGTTACATTTACGATTACAAGTTTGACGATTTATCCATAATTGCATATAACACATTGTTAAACAATATGGATAAATACAAGGTAAAGCCCAAATTCTATGTCATTAATTTCGATGACCCGCGTAGATCACACAGATGTAACCCTATCAATCCGGAGTTCATGACGGACATCTCGGATGCATATGAAGCAAGCTACACAATCATGCTAAATTTGAACAAAACGTGGATTGAGAAACAGGGGGATTTCTTTGTAGAATCACCCATCATTCTTCTGGCGGCAATTATCTGGTATTTAAAGATTTACAAAAACGGCATCTATTGTACATTCCCGCATGCGGTGGAACTGCTGAACAAACCGTATTCAGATCTATTTACTATATTAACCTCTTATCCGGAGCTGGAGAACTACCTTTCACCCTTTATGGACGCCTGGAAATCCGGAGCTCAGGATCAGCTCCAGGGGCAGATTGCCAGTGCAAAAATCCCGCTCACCAGAATGATTTCACCACAGCTTTACTGGGTAATGACGGGTAATGATTTTTCCTTAGACATCAACAACCCGAATGAACCGAAATTGCTGTGCGTAGGCAATAATCCCGACCGACAGAATATTTATTCGGCGGCCCTGGGATTGTACAATTCCCGCATTGTAAAGCTGATTAATAAAAAAGGACAACTGAAAAGTACGGTAATCATTGACGAATTACCGACTATATATTTCAGGGGACTGGACAATCTGATTGCCACGGCACGAAGTAACAAGGTAGCAGTCTGTCTGGGCCTTCAGGATTTCAGCCAGTTAAACCGCGATTATGGTGAAAAAGAATCCAAAGTAGTGCAAAATACTGTGGGTAATATTTTTAGCGGCCAGGTGGTCGGGGAAACCGCCAGGACACTTTCAGAGCGGTTCGGAAAAGTACTCCAGAAGCGGCAGTCCGTATCCATCAACCGGCAGGATGTGTCCACCTCAATCAACACGCAACTCGACTCTCTTATTCCTGCCTCCAAGATAGCAAATCTTTCACAAGGAACATTCGTTGGTGCCGTATCGGACAACTTCGGAGAGAAAATAGAACAGAAGATATTCCACGCCGAAATCATCGTAGACCACGAAAAAGTCAGCGGGGAAGAGAAGAATTACAAAAAAATACCCGTCATCAATGAATTCAGGGACAGGGAGGGAAACGACATCATGACGCAGCAGATCGGACGGAACTATGACAGGATCAAGGCGGATGCGCAGGCAATCATTAACATGGAAATGGAACGCATTAAAAATGACCCGGAACTCTGCAGGCGGCTGGGACTGGAGAATGAAGATGACAAAAAGAAGAGAAACGGGAAACAGGAATAA
- the nicX gene encoding group II intron reverse transcriptase/nicotine-degrading enzyme NicX, producing the protein MQNDNAKPISISKQLVYDAFLRVKANRGSAGIDKVTLEDYEKNLRGNLYKLWNRMSSGSYFPPSVKLVEIPKSTGGKRPLGIPTVSDRVAQMAVVMLITPSIEPCFHEDSYAYRPHRSAHDAVGKARERCWKYAWVLDMDISKFFDTIDHELLLKALKRHTQEKWVLMYIERWLKVPYEKSDGSQVDRALGVPQGSVIGPVLANLFLHYTFDKWMEKNFPRVPFERYADDTICHCHSLKQAEYMQAMIQQRFECCRLRLNEEKTKIVYCKSSRQKECYPNVTFDFLGFTFQPRESVDKYGNRFTGFLPAISRKSMKRINETMRSWHLNRHSNLTLEHLASDINPIVRGWMTYYGKFYPTRLKWFMQTLNGRLARWVMCKFERYRHRFYPAQEWLARIAEKEGLIFYHWKCGALPRFTNKEKVSSQLIMVK; encoded by the coding sequence ATGCAAAACGACAACGCAAAACCAATATCAATATCGAAGCAATTGGTTTATGATGCATTTCTGCGTGTGAAAGCAAACCGTGGAAGTGCAGGGATTGATAAGGTCACTCTTGAAGATTATGAAAAGAATCTGCGAGGTAACCTTTATAAACTATGGAATCGCATGAGTTCCGGCAGTTACTTTCCTCCATCGGTGAAGCTGGTAGAAATACCGAAGAGTACTGGTGGTAAACGTCCATTGGGTATCCCGACGGTATCTGATCGTGTAGCTCAAATGGCTGTAGTAATGCTGATAACCCCTTCTATCGAACCTTGTTTTCATGAGGATTCTTATGCCTACCGTCCCCATCGCTCGGCGCATGATGCTGTTGGCAAAGCTCGTGAGCGTTGTTGGAAGTATGCGTGGGTTCTGGACATGGACATCAGTAAATTCTTTGACACCATAGACCATGAACTACTGCTGAAAGCCTTGAAACGGCATACGCAAGAAAAATGGGTATTGATGTATATAGAACGTTGGCTGAAAGTTCCTTATGAGAAATCGGATGGAAGTCAGGTTGACAGGGCTCTCGGTGTACCCCAAGGCAGTGTCATAGGTCCGGTTCTTGCGAATCTGTTTCTTCATTATACCTTTGACAAGTGGATGGAAAAGAACTTTCCCCGTGTTCCATTTGAGAGATATGCTGATGATACAATTTGTCACTGCCATAGTCTTAAACAGGCTGAGTATATGCAAGCGATGATTCAACAACGGTTTGAGTGCTGCAGGTTGCGGCTCAATGAAGAGAAAACGAAAATCGTCTATTGCAAAAGTAGCCGTCAAAAGGAGTGCTATCCCAATGTGACTTTTGACTTTCTTGGATTTACGTTTCAACCCCGGGAATCGGTAGATAAGTATGGCAACCGTTTTACGGGTTTCCTGCCGGCTATCAGCCGAAAATCAATGAAACGAATCAATGAGACGATGCGCAGTTGGCACCTAAACAGGCACTCAAATCTCACATTGGAACACCTTGCGTCTGATATAAATCCTATCGTACGAGGTTGGATGACTTATTATGGTAAGTTTTATCCTACCCGTTTGAAGTGGTTTATGCAGACGTTGAACGGACGTCTAGCCCGTTGGGTAATGTGTAAGTTCGAGCGTTATAGACATCGTTTCTATCCTGCTCAAGAATGGCTTGCCCGTATTGCAGAGAAAGAGGGGCTTATCTTTTATCATTGGAAATGTGGCGCTCTGCCAAGATTTACCAATAAAGAAAAGGTGAGTTCCCAATTGATAATGGTTAAATAA
- the ltrA gene encoding group II intron reverse transcriptase/maturase gives MKERMQKTSAQAHDFPQRARTESEWYEGVQTFMWMTEDNIVEVPFDKEHLLEIILSPSNLNKAYKAVVRNNGSGGIDKMSCEQLLSWLKANKDELIISLQSGTYRPNPVRRVEIPKDNGKKRLLGIPTVVDRLVQQAINQVLTLIYERQFSKTSYGFRPQRGCHDALRKAQKIVSEGYIYVVDLDLERFFDTVSHSKLIEILSRTIKDGRVISLIHKYLRSGVINRGMFEMSTEGTPQGGPLSPLLSNIMLNELDKELERRGHPFVRYADDAMIFCKSKRAAKRVRESITLFIEGKLFLKVNHEKTVVSYVKGVKFLGYSFYVKKGDCILLVHSKSKNKMKSKLKELTSRSNGWGYEKRKQKLKDYIRGWIAYFCLAQMKRLCIETDEWLRRRIRMCIWKSWKNAKTRVANLKKCGVSEWQAYQWGNTRLGYWRVSNSPIVTFVMSNDKLRKAGYMEFMDCYLKWCPK, from the coding sequence ATGAAAGAAAGAATGCAGAAAACATCAGCCCAAGCTCATGACTTCCCTCAAAGAGCTAGGACGGAATCCGAATGGTATGAGGGAGTGCAGACTTTCATGTGGATGACCGAAGACAACATCGTGGAAGTACCATTTGACAAAGAACACCTATTGGAAATCATCCTTAGTCCATCGAACCTGAACAAAGCCTATAAGGCGGTAGTCAGGAACAATGGAAGTGGCGGTATCGACAAGATGTCATGCGAACAATTATTGTCATGGCTAAAGGCCAATAAGGATGAACTGATAATCTCTTTGCAGTCCGGGACTTATCGCCCCAACCCTGTACGCAGGGTAGAAATACCAAAGGACAATGGCAAAAAGCGCCTCTTAGGAATCCCCACAGTGGTAGACCGATTGGTGCAACAAGCCATAAACCAAGTGTTGACGCTGATATACGAGCGTCAGTTTTCCAAGACAAGTTACGGGTTCCGTCCCCAAAGGGGTTGCCATGATGCTCTCCGTAAGGCGCAAAAGATAGTGAGTGAAGGTTATATATATGTAGTCGACCTCGACCTTGAACGCTTTTTCGATACGGTAAGTCATAGCAAGCTGATAGAAATACTCAGCCGTACCATAAAGGATGGAAGGGTAATAAGTCTGATACACAAATATCTTCGTAGCGGTGTAATAAACCGAGGAATGTTCGAGATGAGTACAGAAGGAACTCCCCAAGGAGGTCCTCTAAGTCCTCTGTTAAGTAATATCATGCTCAATGAACTGGACAAGGAACTGGAAAGACGTGGACACCCCTTTGTCCGTTACGCAGACGATGCGATGATATTTTGCAAATCCAAACGTGCCGCCAAACGTGTAAGGGAATCGATAACTCTGTTCATAGAAGGGAAACTCTTCCTTAAAGTGAACCATGAAAAGACGGTCGTATCTTATGTGAAAGGAGTAAAGTTCTTGGGGTACTCCTTTTATGTGAAGAAAGGGGACTGTATTCTACTTGTACACTCAAAATCCAAAAACAAGATGAAATCAAAACTCAAAGAATTGACAAGTCGGAGTAATGGATGGGGATATGAGAAAAGGAAACAGAAACTCAAAGATTACATAAGAGGATGGATTGCCTACTTCTGCCTTGCACAAATGAAAAGGCTTTGTATTGAAACCGACGAATGGCTAAGACGACGTATTCGCATGTGTATCTGGAAATCATGGAAGAATGCCAAAACCCGAGTAGCAAACTTAAAGAAATGCGGTGTCTCTGAGTGGCAGGCATATCAATGGGGAAACACTCGTCTTGGTTATTGGCGTGTCTCGAACAGCCCAATAGTAACCTTTGTAATGTCCAATGATAAATTGCGTAAGGCAGGCTATATGGAGTTCATGGACTGCTATCTCAAATGGTGCCCAAAATAG
- a CDS encoding sigma-54-dependent transcriptional regulator: protein MKNILIIEDDVVFSRSISNWLKKKGMATGHVSTLSAARKELQVKKFDLVLADLRLPDGSSMELLKWMKGKYYSIPFLIMTSYGQVENAVEAMQLGASNYLCKPVQPDRLWEVIEKEFSRPQHGSTEFYRGESEKAREMYRLIGPVARSDMSVLLRGASGTGKEHIAAEIHEWSLRRHKPFVAVDCGAVSDDLVRSEFFGYCKGAFTGADSDKAGLFQAAEGGTLFLDEIGNLAPVNQMKLLRALQEKRYLPVGTVRERPFDIRLIAATNADLEKAIAEGSFREDLYHRLNEFTIRVPLLSECGEDILPLAEFFLKQFSARYGKPVQGFDREAAAVLRQYGWPGNIRELKNTVRRAVVFAGEGRISAQELNLDQGMKLGNMIVCPEKEEQQILRILGQTGNNRTLTARVLGISRTALYYKLRKYGIV, encoded by the coding sequence ATGAAAAATATACTGATTATAGAGGATGATGTTGTCTTCAGCCGCAGTATCAGTAACTGGCTGAAGAAAAAGGGTATGGCAACCGGTCATGTGTCTACACTCTCGGCAGCCCGTAAGGAACTTCAGGTTAAGAAGTTCGACCTTGTCCTGGCAGACCTGCGTCTGCCGGACGGCAGCAGTATGGAGCTGCTGAAGTGGATGAAAGGAAAATATTATTCCATCCCGTTCCTTATTATGACCAGTTACGGCCAGGTGGAGAATGCGGTGGAAGCCATGCAGCTTGGGGCCTCCAATTACCTTTGCAAGCCGGTACAGCCGGACCGGCTTTGGGAAGTTATAGAAAAAGAGTTCAGCCGTCCGCAGCATGGCAGCACGGAATTCTACCGTGGTGAAAGTGAAAAGGCCCGTGAAATGTACCGGCTGATAGGCCCTGTGGCCCGTTCTGACATGTCCGTCCTGCTTCGTGGAGCATCGGGTACGGGTAAGGAACATATTGCCGCTGAGATTCATGAGTGGAGCCTGCGCAGGCACAAGCCTTTTGTAGCCGTGGACTGCGGTGCCGTTTCCGACGACCTTGTCAGATCCGAATTCTTCGGGTACTGCAAAGGGGCGTTCACCGGTGCGGACAGTGACAAGGCGGGACTTTTCCAGGCTGCTGAAGGTGGTACGTTGTTCCTTGATGAAATCGGTAACCTTGCTCCCGTAAATCAGATGAAACTGCTTCGCGCCCTGCAAGAAAAGCGTTACCTGCCGGTCGGGACAGTCAGGGAACGTCCCTTTGACATCCGCCTTATCGCCGCCACCAATGCAGATTTGGAGAAGGCCATTGCGGAAGGGAGTTTCCGTGAGGACTTGTACCACCGTCTGAACGAGTTCACTATCCGGGTTCCCCTGCTCTCCGAATGCGGGGAGGATATCCTTCCGTTGGCTGAATTCTTTCTGAAGCAGTTTTCCGCAAGATACGGGAAACCGGTTCAGGGCTTCGACCGGGAAGCGGCTGCCGTGTTACGGCAATACGGCTGGCCGGGGAATATCCGTGAACTGAAGAATACTGTCCGGCGTGCCGTCGTGTTTGCCGGGGAGGGGCGGATATCCGCACAGGAACTGAATCTGGATCAGGGCATGAAATTGGGAAACATGATTGTCTGTCCGGAAAAGGAGGAGCAGCAGATACTTCGGATACTTGGGCAGACCGGTAACAACCGCACCCTTACCGCCCGTGTACTCGGCATCAGCCGGACTGCCCTGTATTACAAGTTGAGGAAATACGGTATTGTGTGA